One segment of Paramormyrops kingsleyae isolate MSU_618 chromosome 8, PKINGS_0.4, whole genome shotgun sequence DNA contains the following:
- the LOC111834463 gene encoding uncharacterized protein isoform X1: MAEVRSLLRQLVDQVKEKRLQPLGPTEATPPQPTNLGRRKKKRRGKGEEVAPTLFLGACSLLPAWEFDIEREGSPPAWEDVAAARLASFHPEKPPPLESYFYQPERLGQGGIRAVRDAIPRIPQALKGAVAGLPAPDLPAPDLPAAPAAAAAAVCEVPAAAPPAGHVSAPPAEMPPAGHVLAAPAEASPAGRTPEVPAEASPADHVTVAPAEASPAGHVMAVPAEASPAGHVTVAPAEAFPAGHVTAVPAEAPPAGRAPEVPAEAAPAGHTHRPCLRPPLLSCLSSPALPSSTALPSSTALPSSPALPSNPAHPS, translated from the coding sequence ATGGCGGAAGTGCGCTCCCTCCTGCGGCAGCTTGTCGACCAGGTGAaggagaagcggctccagccgctcggCCCCAcagaggcaaccccgcctcaACCTACCAATCTGGGTCGGCGCAAAAAGAAGCGAAGGGGAAAAGGAGAGGAAgtcgccccgacgctcttcctgggagcctgctctctgctacCTGCCTGGGAGTTTGATATTGAGCGCGAGGGCTCACCGCCCGCCTGGGAAGATGTCGCTGCTGCCCGCCTGGCCAGTTtccacccggagaagccgccacCGTTGGAGTCTTACTTTTATCAGCCGGAGCGTCTAGGGCAAGGGGGAATACGCGCTGTGAGAGACGCTATTCCGCGGATCCCccaagcccttaaaggggcagtcgCTGGCTtacctgctccggacctgcctgctccggacctgccagcagcaccggctgctgctgccgccgctgtgtgcgaggtgcctgctgcggctccccctgctggccatgtgtctGCGCCGCCCGCCGagatgccccctgctggccacgtgttggcggcgcccgccgaggcgtcccctgctggccgcacgcccgaggtgcccgccgaggcgtcccctgctgaccacgtgacggtggcgcccgccgaggcatcccctgctggccacgtgatggcggtgcccgccgaggcgtcccctgctggccacgtgacggtggcgcccgccgaggcattccctgctggccacgtgacggcggtgcccgccgaggcgccccctgctggccgtgcgcccgaggtgcccgccgaggcagcccctgctggccacacgcacaggccctgcctgaggccgcctctcttgtcctgcctgtccagcccggctctcccgtccagcacggctctcccgtccagcacggctctcccgtccagcccggctctcccgtccaACCCGGCTCACCCGTCCTGA